One segment of Agromyces albus DNA contains the following:
- a CDS encoding helix-turn-helix transcriptional regulator, producing MADTAARLLALLSLFQSRPDWSGTELAARLGVSPRTIRNDIDRLRQLDYPVDATRGAAGGYRLGAGGKLPPLLLDDEEAVAVAIGLRAARGIIGIEESSARALAKLEHVLPSRLKPMVTALSSTTEHAPENTGTDAPDPEVDPAVLSAIAGAIRDVEWLRFDYDDTARLVEPYRLLSWQRRWYLVARDPSANTWETFRADWMEPRMPTRRRFSPVPLPGDDYTAFAMRSIAASGWKVHARLRIDAPAEAVLARINPAVGVVESIDAETSVLVTGADSLDTIAAYIGMLGMDFTVESPDALRPLLLTYSDRYARAAAVDIS from the coding sequence ATGGCCGATACCGCCGCGCGCCTGCTCGCCCTGCTTTCGTTGTTCCAGTCGCGGCCCGACTGGTCGGGCACCGAGCTCGCGGCTCGCCTCGGCGTCTCGCCCCGCACCATCCGGAACGACATCGACCGCCTTCGGCAGCTCGACTACCCCGTCGACGCCACGCGCGGCGCCGCGGGCGGATACCGCCTCGGCGCCGGCGGCAAGCTGCCGCCCCTCCTCCTCGACGACGAGGAGGCGGTCGCGGTCGCGATCGGGCTGCGCGCCGCCAGAGGCATCATCGGCATCGAGGAGTCGAGCGCCCGCGCCCTCGCGAAACTCGAGCACGTGCTGCCGTCGCGACTCAAGCCCATGGTGACGGCCCTTTCGTCGACCACCGAGCATGCGCCCGAGAACACCGGCACGGATGCCCCCGACCCCGAGGTCGACCCCGCCGTGCTGAGCGCGATCGCCGGCGCCATCCGCGACGTCGAATGGCTGCGCTTCGACTACGACGACACGGCGCGCCTCGTCGAGCCGTATCGCCTGCTGAGCTGGCAGCGCCGCTGGTACCTCGTGGCTCGCGACCCGTCGGCGAACACGTGGGAGACCTTCCGCGCCGACTGGATGGAGCCGCGGATGCCGACTCGCCGACGCTTCTCGCCCGTGCCACTGCCCGGCGACGACTACACCGCGTTCGCGATGCGCTCGATCGCGGCGAGCGGCTGGAAGGTGCACGCGCGCCTCCGCATCGACGCGCCCGCCGAGGCCGTGCTCGCCCGTATCAATCCCGCCGTCGGCGTCGTCGAGTCGATCGACGCCGAGACGTCGGTGCTCGTCACGGGAGCCGACAGCCTCGACACGATCGCCGCCTACATCGGCATGCTCGGCATGGACTTCACGGTCGAGTCGCCGGATGCGCTTCGCCCGTTGCTCCTCACGTACTCCGATCGCTACGCCCGAGCGGCGGCCGTCGACATTTCTTGA
- a CDS encoding winged helix-turn-helix transcriptional regulator: MEEGTSTSLGYPEGTVSAWSDAHQWDTREDCEVRQILDRIADKWSLLVLALLAERPLRFSELRRRVDGVSQRMLAVTLRHLERDGLISRTVFPVVPPRVDYALTELGESLGSTVQALVEWTEGHQERIIEARNRYDSAKVSAEA, from the coding sequence ATGGAAGAAGGCACTTCAACGTCACTCGGTTACCCCGAAGGCACCGTCAGCGCCTGGAGCGATGCACACCAATGGGACACGCGTGAAGACTGCGAGGTGCGGCAGATCCTCGATCGCATCGCCGACAAGTGGTCGCTGCTCGTACTCGCCCTGCTCGCCGAGCGCCCACTGCGGTTCTCCGAGCTGCGCCGGCGCGTCGACGGCGTGAGCCAGCGGATGCTCGCGGTGACCCTGCGCCACCTCGAACGCGACGGCCTGATCTCGCGAACGGTCTTCCCGGTCGTGCCGCCACGCGTCGACTACGCCCTCACCGAGCTCGGCGAATCGCTCGGCAGCACAGTGCAGGCACTCGTGGAGTGGACTGAAGGTCACCAGGAGCGCATCATCGAGGCGCGCAATCGGTACGACTCCGCCAAGGTGTCGGCCGAGGCCTAG
- a CDS encoding MFS transporter — translation MTTALVVLVAGIEGAPHRPVLTTVVTFAIGALLLVAFVVVERRAAQPLVRFGIFRHTNLVRANLGAALLAAGFLGFQFVVALYLQEELGWSVLETSLALLVSGIDVIIAPLFTPRLVARFGTRRVILGGLALAALAYALFLPVAPDWTYAMMFPSFLAIGLAFAFAYGPLTIAATEDVEDDEQGLAGGLLYTGFQFGGAIGLAVVSALLVALESTDADGIEAYRGALFGPLGFAIAAVAIAAGGVLRRRAVSRV, via the coding sequence GTGACGACGGCACTCGTCGTGCTCGTGGCCGGCATCGAGGGCGCACCGCACCGGCCGGTGCTCACGACCGTCGTCACCTTCGCGATCGGCGCGCTGCTGCTCGTGGCGTTCGTCGTCGTCGAGCGGCGCGCCGCCCAGCCGCTCGTGCGCTTCGGCATCTTCCGCCACACGAACCTCGTGCGGGCGAACCTCGGCGCTGCGCTCCTCGCGGCCGGCTTCTTGGGCTTCCAGTTCGTCGTCGCCCTCTACCTGCAGGAGGAACTCGGATGGTCGGTGCTCGAGACGTCGCTTGCGCTGCTCGTCTCCGGCATCGACGTCATCATCGCGCCGCTGTTCACTCCGCGACTCGTGGCCCGGTTCGGCACCCGGCGCGTGATCCTCGGCGGCCTCGCGCTCGCCGCGCTCGCCTACGCGCTCTTCCTGCCGGTGGCTCCCGATTGGACCTACGCGATGATGTTCCCGAGCTTCCTCGCGATCGGGCTCGCGTTCGCCTTCGCCTATGGCCCACTCACGATCGCGGCCACCGAAGACGTCGAAGACGATGAGCAGGGGCTCGCCGGCGGGTTGCTCTACACGGGCTTCCAGTTCGGCGGCGCGATCGGGCTCGCGGTGGTCTCGGCGCTGCTCGTCGCGCTGGAGTCGACCGACGCCGACGGTATCGAGGCCTACCGTGGAGCACTGTTCGGCCCCCTCGGGTTCGCCATCGCCGCGGTCGCGATCGCAGCGGGAGGCGTGCTGCGGCGGAGGGCGGTCTCGCGAGTCTGA
- a CDS encoding epoxide hydrolase family protein encodes MTNITSDTSIDIRPFRIEVAQAELDDLMERLARTRLPQPSPVDDWDYGTPNSYLREAVELWRSGFDWRAQEARINAVPHYITEVDGQAIHFIHVKSEHPGATPLLLAHTYPGSSVDYLDMIGPLVDPVAHGGRAEDAFDVVIPDAPGFGFSAPVTDRGWTTARVARAYDTLMRRLGYAEYGIHGSDNGAMVARELGLLNPDGFLGLHVLQLFSFPSGDPSEFERLEPQDYVGLEHMQWFQSVGGYNTMNASRPQTVAAGLSDSPIGLLAYSELFNSFGNGTSLVSLEQILTEVTVNWFANAAAGMSRAYLENARAEAEPQVNTAPTGVAVFKDDFQTIRVFAERDNSNIVHWSRFDEGGGHFAALELPEVVAGDIRAFFSALR; translated from the coding sequence ATGACGAACATCACTTCGGACACCAGCATCGACATCCGCCCCTTCCGCATCGAGGTCGCGCAAGCCGAGCTCGACGACCTCATGGAACGCCTCGCCCGCACGCGGCTCCCGCAGCCCTCGCCCGTCGACGACTGGGACTACGGGACCCCGAACTCCTACCTCCGCGAAGCCGTCGAACTGTGGCGCTCGGGCTTCGACTGGCGCGCCCAAGAGGCCCGCATCAACGCCGTGCCGCACTACATAACCGAGGTCGACGGGCAGGCGATCCACTTCATCCACGTGAAGTCCGAGCACCCCGGCGCGACGCCGTTGCTGCTCGCGCACACCTACCCCGGGTCATCCGTCGACTACCTCGACATGATCGGCCCGCTCGTCGACCCGGTCGCGCACGGCGGCCGTGCGGAGGACGCGTTCGACGTCGTGATCCCGGATGCCCCGGGCTTCGGCTTCAGCGCGCCCGTCACCGATCGCGGGTGGACCACCGCGCGCGTCGCCCGCGCGTACGACACGCTCATGCGGCGCCTCGGATACGCCGAGTACGGCATCCACGGCTCAGACAACGGCGCGATGGTCGCGCGCGAGCTGGGCCTGCTGAACCCCGACGGCTTCCTCGGCCTGCACGTGCTCCAGCTCTTCTCATTCCCCAGCGGCGACCCGAGCGAGTTCGAGCGGCTCGAGCCGCAGGATTACGTGGGACTCGAGCACATGCAGTGGTTCCAGTCGGTCGGCGGCTACAACACGATGAATGCGAGCCGGCCGCAGACCGTCGCCGCTGGGCTCAGCGACTCGCCCATCGGCCTCCTCGCCTACAGCGAGCTGTTCAACTCCTTCGGCAATGGCACGTCGCTCGTCTCGCTCGAGCAGATCCTCACCGAGGTGACGGTGAACTGGTTCGCGAATGCCGCCGCCGGCATGAGCCGCGCCTACCTCGAGAACGCCCGTGCCGAGGCCGAGCCCCAGGTCAACACGGCACCTACCGGCGTCGCGGTGTTCAAGGACGACTTCCAGACGATCCGGGTCTTCGCCGAGCGCGACAACTCGAACATCGTGCACTGGAGTCGGTTCGACGAGGGCGGCGGCCACTTCGCGGCCCTCGAGCTGCCGGAGGTCGTGGCCGGCGACATCCGCGCCTTCTTCTCGGCGCTGCGCTGA
- a CDS encoding intradiol ring-cleavage dioxygenase, with protein sequence MTHDATETKWRDAEGQIIDEEDRGLVYDIRTLVDRRKALGLFGGIAATSLLAACSASPTPTASASPSATATTTPTATPEATATSGPLTEVPDETGGPFPGDGSNGVNVLDDSGVVRRDIRSSFGSSTTTAPGVPLTINLTVREAATGNAMAGAAVYLWHCNRDGDYSLYSSGVENENYLRGVQEADSTGTVSFTSIFPGAYAGRWPHIHFEVYSDVATAVASGPIVKTSQIALPKEACDAVYATSGYEQSVRNMNSTSLASDNVFGEDGGIHQIASMSGSASAGYTAALTIGV encoded by the coding sequence ATGACCCACGACGCAACCGAAACGAAATGGCGCGACGCCGAAGGCCAGATCATCGACGAGGAGGACCGCGGGCTCGTCTACGACATCCGCACCCTCGTCGACCGCCGGAAGGCCCTCGGCCTGTTCGGCGGCATCGCGGCGACCTCGCTGCTCGCCGCGTGCTCCGCCTCGCCGACGCCGACGGCGAGCGCGAGCCCGAGCGCCACGGCGACGACCACGCCGACCGCCACGCCCGAGGCCACCGCGACCTCGGGACCGCTCACCGAGGTGCCCGACGAGACCGGCGGCCCATTCCCGGGCGACGGCTCGAACGGGGTCAACGTGCTCGACGACTCGGGAGTGGTTCGCCGCGACATCCGCTCGAGCTTCGGCTCATCGACCACCACCGCACCGGGCGTACCGTTGACGATCAACCTCACCGTGCGCGAGGCCGCCACGGGCAATGCGATGGCGGGCGCCGCCGTGTACCTGTGGCACTGCAACCGCGACGGCGACTACTCGCTCTACAGCTCGGGCGTCGAGAACGAGAACTACCTGCGCGGCGTGCAGGAGGCCGACTCGACCGGAACGGTGAGCTTCACGTCGATCTTCCCTGGCGCGTACGCGGGCCGGTGGCCGCACATCCACTTCGAGGTCTACTCGGATGTCGCGACCGCAGTGGCGTCGGGTCCGATCGTGAAGACGTCCCAGATCGCCCTGCCGAAAGAGGCGTGCGACGCGGTCTACGCGACGTCGGGCTACGAGCAGAGCGTGCGCAACATGAACTCGACGAGCCTCGCATCCGACAACGTCTTCGGCGAAGACGGCGGCATCCACCAGATCGCGAGCATGTCGGGGTCGGCCTCGGCCGGCTATACCGCGGCGCTCACGATCGGCGTGTGA
- a CDS encoding class I SAM-dependent methyltransferase has protein sequence MVLIDDDALDELEREFVSRVRGKVLEIGAGEGENFGAFHPDVEWVGLEPDAKRRAELATRAREWKHSAAPLDARAESIPLPDHSIDAVVGTYVLCSVGDVDATLAELRRVLVPGGRIVLVDHVIAPPGTLKRLVQLVATPCSKRLCHGCHWDRDPEPALEAAGFVGSDIRRLRVRSMPFGPVPMLLFDGRAPLDAG, from the coding sequence ATGGTCCTGATCGACGACGACGCCCTCGACGAGCTCGAGCGCGAGTTCGTGTCGCGGGTGCGTGGGAAGGTGCTCGAGATCGGCGCCGGCGAGGGCGAGAACTTCGGTGCGTTCCATCCCGATGTCGAATGGGTCGGCCTCGAGCCCGACGCGAAACGCCGTGCCGAGCTCGCCACGCGAGCGCGCGAGTGGAAGCACTCGGCAGCGCCGCTCGATGCGCGGGCGGAGTCGATCCCGCTGCCCGATCACTCGATCGACGCGGTCGTCGGCACCTACGTGCTGTGCTCGGTCGGCGACGTCGACGCCACGCTCGCCGAGCTCCGTCGCGTGCTCGTGCCGGGCGGCCGCATCGTGCTCGTCGACCATGTGATCGCACCGCCCGGCACGCTGAAGCGCCTCGTGCAGCTCGTCGCGACGCCGTGCTCGAAGCGGCTCTGCCACGGATGCCACTGGGATCGCGATCCCGAGCCGGCGCTCGAGGCGGCGGGGTTCGTCGGCAGCGACATCCGTCGACTCAGAGTGCGGTCGATGCCGTTCGGACCTGTGCCGATGCTGCTCTTCGACGGCCGGGCGCCGCTCGACGCAGGCTAG